The following are encoded together in the Brassica napus cultivar Da-Ae unplaced genomic scaffold, Da-Ae ScsIHWf_45;HRSCAF=84, whole genome shotgun sequence genome:
- the LOC125604090 gene encoding uncharacterized protein LOC125604090, with amino-acid sequence MNTSVRAALSSMKAPSKHVTTQEEKKKKMESQGNVGLANRRRANKEKKMDLLQDVDKLKRKLRQEENVHRALERAFTRPLGALPRLPSYLPRHTLELLAEVAVLEEEVVRLEEQVVSFRQGLYQEAVYISSKSNGLNENSPVRSTKHQRSKSMSQHELKSMTTPPKKHQQSLSPSRSISSRKLFSSDQTVNDKQASPKPNVSSVVTKPVDVRGKENQTSSNGLKDKKDKKSPEKKLKKTFNKLDDRLADQDKAQESVSESVQSGTAANRVSEDLLKCLVSIFLRISSSKDIVLDPYRNCSEWRTRELGEYKNLCSVDASSIDLGRRINALFLIHRLKFLLNKLSIVNLDGLSHQQKLAFWINTYNSSVMNGFLEHGIPETPEMVVALMQKATIVVGGHSLNAITIEHFILRLPYHLKFNCPKTATHEEMKAHSTFGLEWSEPLVTFSLSCGSWSSPAVRVYTAASVEKELEAAKMDYLQASVWISKKNKLMIPKVLDWYLLDFAKDVESLLDWVCLQLPDKLREEALKCVERKNKESLMELVQVVPYDFSFRLLLHQ; translated from the exons ATGAACACTAGTGTTCGAGCTGCTCTTTCCTCCATGAAAGCTCCTTCAAAGCATGTCACCACTCAA gaggaaaagaagaagaagatggagtcTCAAGGCAATGTAGGTTTAGCTAATCGGCGCAGAGctaacaaagaaaagaaaatggatTTGCTTCAAGAT GTTGATAAGCTAAAGAGGAAGCTGAGACAAGAGGAGAATGTGCATAGAGCATTGGAGAGAGCTTTCACTAGACCTCTAGGAGCATTACCTCGTCTTCCCTCTTATCTCCCTCGACAT ACACTGGAGCTTCTTGCTGAAGTAGCTGTTCTTGAAGAGGAAGTAGTTCGGTTAGAAGAGCAAGTTGTTAGCTTCAGACAAGGTCTATACCAAGAAGCTGTTTACATTTCTTCCAAGAGTAACGGTCTGAACGAGAATTCTCCCGTTAGAAGCACTAAACACCAGAGATCTAAATCCATGTCACAACATGAGTTGAAATCTATGACCACTCCTCCTAAAAAGCATCAACAGTCTCTTAGTCCTAGCAGAAGCATCTCAAGTAGGAAACTCTTCTCGTCTGATCAGACAGTTAATGACAAACAAGCATCGCCTAAACCAAATGTAAGCAGTGTTGTTACTAAGCCAGTTGATGTGAGAGGGAAAGAGAATCAGACCTCTAGTAACGGTTTAAAAGACAAGAAGGACAAAAAATCACCTGAGAAGAAACTTAAGAAAACTTTTAATAAGCTAGATGATAGATTAGCAGACCAAGACAAAGCACAGGAGAGTGTCTCGGAATCGGTGCAAAGTGGAACTGCAGCAAACAGAGTTTCAGAGGATTTACTGAAATGCCTGGTGAGTATATTCTTGAGGATTAGCTCGTCCAAGGACATTGTGTTGGATCCATATAGAAACTGTTCAGAATGGAGAACAAGAGAACTTGGCGAGTACAAGAATCTTTGCTCGGTGGATGCATCTTCCATTGATCTTGGAAGAAGAATCAATGCTTTATTTCTGATCCATCGTCTCAA GTTCCTGCTTAATAAGCTTTCCATTGTAAATCTAGATGGTCTTAGCCACCAACAGAAGCTTGCATTCTGGATAAATACTTATAACTCATCTGTGATGAAT GGTTTCTTGGAGCATGGGATCCCTGAGACCCCTGAAATGGTTGTAGCCCTTATGCAAAAG GCAACAATAGTTGTAGGAGGACACTCACTTAATGCTATCACAATTGAACACTTCATCTTGAGACTTCCATATCACTTAAAGTTT AATTGTCCCAAAACTGCAACACATGAAGAGATGAAAGCTCATAGCACATTTGGATTGGAATGGTCTGAACCTTTGGTCACTTTTTCTCTCTCCTGTGGAAGCTGGTCTTCTCCTGCT GTAAGGGTTTATACAGCAGCAAGTGTAGAAAAAGAGCTAGAAGCTGCAAAGATGGATTATCTTCAAGCATCTGTATGGATTTCAAAGAAGAACAAACTAATGATTCCAAAGGTATTAGATTGGTATTTGCTAGATTTTGCAAAAGATGTGGAATCTTTGTTAGATTGGGTTTGCCTTCAGTTGCCTGATAAACTCAGAGAAGAAGCTCTGAAGTGTGTGGAAAGAAAGAACAAAGAATCACTCATGGAGTTGGTTCAAGTAGTACCATATGACTTCAGTTTCA